The Lactobacillus sp. ESL0680 genome has a segment encoding these proteins:
- the araA gene encoding L-arabinose isomerase: MLSIPKYEFWFAAGSQHLYGEEALSQVAENSKKIVASLNENGNLPYKIVFKEVLTTADEITKFMKEANYNDNVAGIITWMHTFSPAKNWIRGSQLLQKPLLHFATQYLNYIPYETMDFDYMNLNQSAHGDREYGYINARLNMRNKVIYGHWQDPEVVKQIADWEDVAVAYDESFKTKICRFGDTMRNVAVTEGDKVQAQIQLGWTVDYYPVGDLIDEMDKVKESEIDDEYADLKSRYIMVQGDMDAKAYEDTVRYQLRQYIALKRFLERGGYTAFTSNFEDLHGMKQLEGLSAQLMMRDGYGFAGEGDWKTAGLLRIFKIMTHNKRTAFMEDYTLDLRKGHEAILGSHMLEVDPSIASEKPRVEVHSLDIGGKDDPARLVFSGGEGDAVDVTLADFRDNFEIVTYPVIGHKAEETPHLPVAKQMWTPKPGLKEGATKWIHAGGGHHTVMSFAATEEQVRDLATMYGVNLCDIE, from the coding sequence ATGTTATCTATTCCAAAATATGAATTTTGGTTTGCTGCTGGGAGTCAACACCTTTATGGTGAAGAAGCTTTAAGTCAAGTTGCAGAGAATTCCAAAAAAATTGTTGCTAGTCTAAATGAAAATGGCAATTTACCATATAAAATTGTGTTTAAAGAAGTACTAACAACTGCTGATGAAATCACTAAGTTTATGAAAGAAGCCAACTACAATGATAATGTTGCTGGGATAATAACTTGGATGCATACTTTTTCACCAGCTAAGAATTGGATTCGCGGATCACAATTATTGCAAAAGCCATTGTTGCATTTTGCTACACAATACTTAAATTACATACCTTACGAAACGATGGACTTTGACTACATGAACTTGAATCAAAGTGCTCACGGTGACCGGGAATATGGCTATATCAATGCTCGTTTAAATATGCGTAATAAGGTTATTTATGGTCACTGGCAAGATCCAGAAGTTGTAAAGCAAATTGCTGATTGGGAAGATGTTGCAGTTGCTTATGACGAATCATTTAAGACTAAGATCTGTCGTTTTGGTGATACGATGCGTAATGTTGCCGTTACAGAAGGTGATAAGGTTCAAGCACAAATTCAATTAGGTTGGACAGTTGATTACTATCCTGTTGGTGACTTAATTGACGAAATGGACAAAGTTAAAGAATCTGAAATTGATGACGAATATGCTGACCTGAAATCGCGCTACATTATGGTTCAAGGCGATATGGATGCAAAAGCTTATGAAGATACTGTTCGCTATCAATTAAGACAATATATTGCTTTAAAACGTTTCCTTGAACGTGGTGGCTATACTGCCTTTACGTCAAACTTTGAAGATTTGCACGGAATGAAGCAATTGGAAGGTTTGTCAGCTCAATTGATGATGCGTGATGGCTATGGCTTTGCCGGCGAAGGTGACTGGAAGACTGCTGGATTGTTGCGGATCTTTAAGATTATGACACATAACAAGAGAACTGCATTTATGGAAGACTATACTCTTGATTTGCGTAAGGGTCATGAAGCTATTTTAGGCTCACACATGCTTGAAGTTGACCCATCAATTGCTTCTGAAAAGCCACGGGTTGAAGTTCACTCATTAGACATTGGTGGCAAGGATGATCCTGCGCGGCTGGTATTCTCCGGTGGTGAGGGCGACGCTGTTGATGTAACTTTGGCTGACTTCCGTGATAACTTCGAGATTGTTACTTATCCAGTAATTGGTCATAAAGCTGAGGAAACACCACACTTACCTGTTGCTAAGCAAATGTGGACACCAAAACCTGGCCTTAAAGAAGGTGCCACTAAGTGGATTCATGCTGGTGGTGGTCACCATACTGTAATGTCATTTGCAGCTACTGAAGAACAAGTTCGCGACTTGGCTACAATGTATGGCGTTAACTTATGTGATATTGAATAA
- a CDS encoding 1-phosphofructokinase family hexose kinase, translating into MDITITVNPSVDRLYQLKELKVGSLNRVNLIKKMVGGKGINAARVASNLGAKTAATGFLAGYNGQYIEDQACEDQYTADFIKIAGNTRNCYTIIQQNNKKTEINEHGDYLSSLNFTHLLNKLKSLIGNNKISAISLNGSLPPTQINNFYTRIISLIRTLDPKIKIILDTSGKALTEVLKSNLLPDFIKPNEQEIADLLSTTVTYDCYALKKEITQSNLNKIQNIIVSLGDKGALVKHHDHFFQVKFNPVKVVNTEGSGDSVVGGLLYALDKQLDFESAIRWAIASGTANAMETKTGFVQKNNVKQIMKTIELVPIK; encoded by the coding sequence ATGGATATTACAATTACAGTCAACCCATCCGTTGACCGTCTATACCAACTCAAAGAATTAAAAGTAGGCTCACTTAATCGAGTCAATTTAATAAAAAAGATGGTTGGCGGTAAAGGAATTAATGCTGCTCGTGTTGCATCTAATCTTGGTGCAAAAACAGCAGCAACAGGTTTTTTAGCAGGTTACAATGGTCAATATATTGAAGATCAGGCATGTGAAGATCAATATACTGCTGATTTTATTAAGATTGCTGGTAACACCCGCAATTGCTACACAATAATTCAACAAAATAATAAAAAAACAGAAATTAATGAACACGGAGACTATTTATCTTCATTAAATTTCACACATTTACTCAATAAATTGAAATCATTAATAGGCAATAACAAAATTTCAGCAATTTCTTTAAATGGTAGCTTACCTCCTACTCAAATTAATAATTTTTATACTAGAATTATTAGCCTAATTAGGACGCTGGACCCAAAGATAAAAATTATTTTGGATACTTCCGGTAAAGCTTTAACGGAAGTATTAAAAAGCAACTTGTTGCCTGACTTTATTAAACCTAATGAACAAGAAATTGCAGATCTTCTTTCAACTACAGTAACTTATGATTGTTACGCTTTAAAAAAGGAAATCACTCAAAGTAATCTAAATAAAATTCAAAATATTATTGTTTCATTAGGCGACAAAGGTGCATTAGTTAAACATCATGATCACTTCTTTCAAGTAAAATTTAATCCAGTAAAGGTAGTAAACACTGAAGGATCTGGTGACTCGGTTGTTGGTGGACTATTATATGCATTAGACAAACAGCTTGACTTCGAATCTGCTATCCGTTGGGCAATTGCTTCGGGAACAGCAAACGCTATGGAAACAAAAACAGGTTTTGTTCAAAAAAATAATGTTAAACAAATAATGAAAACCATTGAATTGGTTCCCATCAAATAA
- a CDS encoding DeoR/GlpR family DNA-binding transcription regulator, translating into MSLQEKRLTEINNILSKTGFMTTVDIAKNLQVSPMTIRRDLKRLEEQGKITRIYGGAQSNNQTESTTNEKLKKNIVEKKEIAKLLANEITNNSTIFLGAGTTLLMAVPLLIPKNLTFVTNSLPAFNEINKSDCRLLLTGGELHRNTEEFLGEKAENIFNGLNLDYALCSTNGISENRVTTSTIPEGNIQNIAIAHSEKSFVVADHTKLDHSDIITFQKLDKFDCLVTDPEIENEKVKKYSKYIKMIY; encoded by the coding sequence GTGAGTTTACAAGAAAAAAGATTAACAGAGATTAACAATATTCTAAGTAAAACAGGGTTTATGACAACTGTTGATATTGCAAAAAATTTACAAGTTTCACCAATGACTATCAGACGTGATCTTAAGCGCTTAGAAGAACAGGGAAAAATAACCAGGATTTATGGCGGTGCCCAAAGCAATAATCAGACAGAATCAACAACAAACGAAAAATTAAAGAAAAATATCGTTGAAAAAAAAGAAATTGCCAAATTATTAGCAAATGAAATTACTAATAACTCAACAATTTTTTTAGGTGCGGGAACCACTTTACTAATGGCAGTACCCCTATTAATACCGAAGAATTTGACCTTTGTAACTAACAGTTTGCCAGCTTTTAATGAAATAAATAAAAGTGACTGTCGTTTATTACTTACTGGCGGTGAATTACATAGAAACACCGAAGAATTCTTAGGAGAAAAAGCTGAAAATATTTTTAATGGTCTCAATTTAGATTATGCATTATGTTCTACCAATGGAATCAGTGAAAATCGTGTTACAACAAGCACAATACCTGAAGGCAACATTCAAAATATTGCCATTGCACATTCTGAAAAATCATTTGTTGTAGCAGATCACACTAAATTAGATCATTCAGATATTATAACTTTTCAAAAATTAGATAAATTTGATTGTTTGGTAACAGATCCAGAAATTGAAAATGAAAAAGTTAAGAAATATTCAAAATATATTAAAATGATTTACTAA
- a CDS encoding PTS sugar transporter subunit IIA: MFYENLIDLNVSVSTEEQLFDLVGLRAINLKYANLGYITSLEKRELSYPTGLKFPKISLALPHVDPQYVKRPFIYIARTNQPLKLRQMGDNAEITASDFLFLGLKNGKKQPELLSQIISAFQDENFVGQFKEITTTEKMLQLVERKFEGLSK; encoded by the coding sequence TTGTTTTACGAAAATTTAATTGATTTAAATGTTTCTGTGTCTACTGAAGAGCAGTTATTTGATTTGGTGGGGTTAAGAGCCATCAATTTGAAGTATGCAAATTTAGGTTATATTACGAGTCTTGAGAAGAGGGAGCTCTCTTATCCGACTGGATTAAAGTTCCCGAAAATATCCTTAGCGTTGCCACATGTGGATCCACAATATGTCAAACGACCATTTATATATATTGCGAGAACTAATCAACCATTAAAATTAAGACAAATGGGTGATAATGCTGAGATTACAGCTAGTGATTTTTTGTTTTTGGGTTTAAAGAATGGTAAAAAGCAACCAGAATTGCTATCTCAAATAATTTCAGCTTTTCAAGATGAAAACTTTGTTGGGCAATTTAAAGAGATAACTACTACTGAAAAGATGCTTCAGTTAGTTGAAAGAAAGTTTGAGGGATTATCAAAATGA
- a CDS encoding PTS galactitol transporter subunit IIB, whose protein sequence is MKTILVCCGTGVATSPQVANKINDFLADQGLDQIAEATPEPVAEAKGSVENDANVIIYVGIAPADGELQEALDQNNVVGMVGLPWLTGMGQDEANQKVADIVKQAK, encoded by the coding sequence ATGAAAACTATTTTAGTTTGTTGTGGAACGGGCGTTGCTACTAGTCCTCAAGTCGCTAATAAAATTAATGATTTTTTAGCAGACCAAGGATTAGATCAAATTGCTGAAGCTACGCCAGAGCCTGTCGCAGAAGCCAAAGGATCTGTTGAAAATGATGCTAATGTCATTATTTATGTTGGCATTGCTCCAGCTGATGGGGAACTTCAAGAAGCACTTGATCAAAACAACGTTGTTGGTATGGTAGGTTTACCATGGCTAACTGGTATGGGACAAGATGAAGCTAATCAAAAAGTAGCTGATATTGTTAAACAGGCAAAATAA
- a CDS encoding PTS transporter subunit IIC, whose translation MDWNAIVQGILSVGAQVLIPILIMILGLIFGMKPSKAVTSGLYLGTGFIGMSMAINQLTQTVSPAAKALAKYTGINLPAVDFGWTGAASITWSWTLAFLFFAVEIVVNIIMLLAKLTDTMNADMWNVWGVALTGYMVYQISGSLIWGFICGAIQVMICLKLGDMWSKEIANMLGYEGVTVTHIEAFTAIIMSPINKLMDYIPIFNREWDATALKRKIGVFSEPVVMGSIIGLILALAGRYSIGDALNLAVTVGAVMAIFPVMAKFFMDALTPFGSTMSDFMKKHVKGRTFVIGLDWPILGQSTELWVTMVLMIPVSIIYAAILPGNTILPIAGVINYCIGVGGLLLTGGNLLRMLVLGVIYEPVFLYGASYFANIFTKLAKSSTSIKVPAGSQVSWSSIEAPELRYAMAWAGRGNIWAIIGLIALLAIFWWLYRSFKKNPIPALKYQKPTAKTK comes from the coding sequence ATGGACTGGAACGCGATAGTTCAAGGAATTTTAAGCGTTGGAGCTCAAGTATTAATTCCAATTTTAATTATGATTTTGGGACTAATATTTGGAATGAAGCCTTCTAAGGCTGTAACTTCTGGACTGTATCTAGGAACTGGGTTTATTGGTATGTCAATGGCAATAAACCAATTAACTCAAACTGTTAGTCCTGCTGCTAAAGCTTTAGCTAAATATACTGGAATCAATTTACCTGCGGTAGATTTCGGCTGGACTGGTGCAGCTTCAATTACATGGAGTTGGACCTTAGCTTTTCTTTTCTTTGCAGTGGAAATTGTTGTAAATATCATTATGCTTCTGGCAAAACTGACAGACACGATGAACGCAGATATGTGGAATGTTTGGGGAGTGGCCTTAACTGGCTATATGGTTTACCAAATTTCTGGTAGTTTAATTTGGGGCTTCATCTGTGGTGCAATTCAAGTAATGATTTGCTTGAAACTTGGCGATATGTGGAGTAAAGAAATTGCTAATATGTTAGGTTATGAGGGTGTTACTGTAACTCACATTGAGGCTTTCACTGCTATTATTATGTCACCTATTAATAAATTGATGGATTACATTCCGATTTTTAATCGTGAATGGGATGCTACTGCTTTAAAGAGAAAAATAGGTGTTTTTAGTGAGCCTGTAGTTATGGGATCGATTATTGGTCTGATTTTAGCTTTAGCAGGAAGATATAGTATTGGTGATGCACTTAATCTCGCAGTCACTGTAGGTGCGGTAATGGCAATTTTTCCAGTAATGGCTAAGTTCTTTATGGATGCTTTGACACCATTTGGTTCAACTATGAGTGACTTTATGAAAAAGCATGTTAAAGGTAGAACATTTGTCATCGGTTTAGATTGGCCTATTTTAGGTCAAAGTACGGAATTATGGGTAACAATGGTTCTAATGATTCCTGTATCAATTATTTATGCTGCCATTTTACCTGGAAATACTATTTTACCAATTGCTGGTGTTATTAATTACTGTATTGGTGTTGGTGGATTGCTACTTACAGGTGGTAATTTACTAAGAATGTTGGTTTTAGGCGTTATTTATGAACCGGTTTTCTTATACGGTGCATCATACTTTGCTAATATTTTTACTAAATTAGCTAAATCAAGTACTTCTATTAAGGTACCAGCTGGCTCTCAGGTCTCATGGAGTTCAATTGAAGCTCCTGAGTTAAGATATGCAATGGCTTGGGCTGGACGTGGCAATATTTGGGCCATTATAGGATTGATTGCTTTACTTGCTATTTTTTGGTGGCTATATAGATCATTTAAAAAGAATCCAATTCCAGCTTTAAAGTATCAAAAACCTACTGCTAAAACAAAATAG
- a CDS encoding class II aldolase/adducin family protein, translated as MKYPAGRIPFEYEREDLAKVVREVMERRDTNIVGGNISIKVQDETGKNYYVMTPTMMSEAYMGYLNADQILVIEPHTRRVISGNGKVTREINMHEAIYDTNPDIKCVFHSHADQCMFWGTSGLNMPNVTEATQKLKEIKTLDWHPMCTEELAQYVASEIKKLGAKALRNGFLLNSHGTLFTSGGKDMDPLTALHKSLADVDITEYNAKVAYKQTVFQQIGVLDGYYSEDTKIGTWEDVKAGKALYNKKTAQNKKGD; from the coding sequence ATGAAATATCCTGCAGGAAGAATTCCTTTTGAATATGAACGGGAAGATTTAGCAAAAGTTGTTCGTGAAGTTATGGAACGTCGAGACACTAATATTGTTGGTGGCAACATTAGTATTAAGGTTCAAGACGAAACGGGTAAAAATTATTATGTTATGACACCAACAATGATGTCAGAAGCATATATGGGTTATCTAAATGCTGATCAGATTTTAGTTATTGAACCACATACGCGTAGAGTAATTTCAGGTAATGGCAAAGTTACTCGTGAGATTAATATGCATGAAGCAATTTATGATACTAATCCAGATATTAAATGTGTTTTTCACTCACATGCAGATCAGTGTATGTTTTGGGGAACGAGTGGCTTGAATATGCCAAATGTTACAGAAGCTACACAAAAACTTAAAGAAATTAAAACGCTTGACTGGCACCCAATGTGTACAGAAGAATTGGCACAATATGTTGCTAGTGAAATTAAAAAGTTAGGTGCTAAGGCTTTAAGAAATGGTTTTCTGTTAAATTCTCATGGTACATTGTTTACTTCAGGTGGTAAGGATATGGATCCATTAACAGCACTCCATAAATCTTTAGCCGATGTAGATATTACCGAATATAATGCTAAAGTTGCATATAAGCAAACTGTTTTCCAACAAATTGGAGTATTAGATGGATATTATTCTGAAGACACTAAAATTGGAACTTGGGAAGATGTTAAGGCCGGGAAAGCACTCTATAATAAAAAAACAGCTCAAAATAAAAAGGGCGACTAA
- a CDS encoding aldo/keto reductase, translated as MKQIKIGQTNFSGSEIALGIMRMNALTTNEAATALETAHDVGINYIDSADVYGHGKSEEVFGKAFKQSSLNREDFYIQSKTGIYENPGLNYKTTRYDFSKKYIIEAVDGILTRMGLDYLDSLLLHRPDALMDPAEIGAAFDELQTAGKVRHFGVSNFNPMQVALLQQGISQKLLINQLQFSVMHTEPIDFGIHTNMTDTRSIDHDRGVLDYSRLHNMTVQAWSPFQYGQIEGNFIGNPKFPEVNAALQKLADQKGVSKNAIAAAWILRYPAKIQVVIGTMNPEHIIDSVKGADISLSAQEWYDIYLAAGNDLP; from the coding sequence TTATGCGCATGAATGCACTAACGACTAATGAAGCCGCGACGGCTTTAGAAACCGCTCATGATGTCGGTATTAATTATATTGACTCAGCCGACGTTTACGGTCACGGCAAGTCCGAGGAAGTTTTCGGCAAAGCATTTAAGCAATCATCACTTAACCGCGAAGACTTCTATATCCAATCCAAAACTGGTATTTACGAAAATCCTGGGTTAAATTACAAAACTACCCGCTATGATTTTTCCAAAAAATATATCATTGAGGCTGTTGATGGCATTTTAACCAGAATGGGGCTTGATTATCTTGATAGTCTACTTTTGCATCGACCTGATGCCCTAATGGACCCAGCTGAAATTGGTGCTGCCTTTGACGAATTACAAACTGCAGGAAAGGTGCGCCACTTCGGTGTTTCTAATTTCAACCCGATGCAAGTTGCATTATTGCAACAAGGTATCAGTCAAAAGTTACTGATTAACCAGCTACAATTTAGCGTCATGCACACGGAACCCATCGACTTTGGCATTCATACCAACATGACTGATACACGTAGTATTGACCATGATCGCGGCGTCCTTGATTATTCTCGCTTGCACAACATGACGGTTCAAGCATGGTCCCCATTTCAATATGGGCAAATCGAGGGTAACTTTATTGGTAATCCTAAATTTCCTGAAGTAAATGCCGCTTTACAAAAGTTAGCCGACCAAAAAGGTGTTTCCAAAAATGCCATTGCGGCAGCATGGATTTTGCGCTATCCTGCTAAAATTCAAGTAGTTATCGGCACAATGAACCCTGAACATATCATTGATAGTGTGAAGGGAGCAGACATTAGTTTATCTGCTCAAGAGTGGTATGACATTTATTTAGCAGCAGGTAACGATTTGCCGTAA